In Pyricularia oryzae 70-15 chromosome 2, whole genome shotgun sequence, one genomic interval encodes:
- a CDS encoding pre-mRNA branch site protein p14, translating to MSRVGKLAPEVNRALFVKNLSYNVTPEELFDLFGKFGPIRQVRQGIASNTKGTAFVVYEDVMDAKQACDKLNGFNFQNRYLVVLYHQPEKMARSKEDLEARKENLAQLKKQHGID from the exons ATGAGTCGAGTCGGCAAGCTTGCCCCGGAGGTCAACCG AGCTTTATTCGTAAAGAATCTAAGCTACAACGTAACTCCTGAAGAGCTCTTCGACCTCTTTGGAAAGTTCGGACCCATCCG CCAAGTGCGACAGGGCATTGCGTCGAACACCAAGGGAACCGCCTTTGTTGTCTATGAAGATGTAATGGATGCCAAGCAAGCCTGCGACAAGCTCAACGGTTTCAACTTTCAGAACCGTTATCTAGTTG TTCTATATCACCAGCCCGAGAAGATGGCCAGGTCAAAAgaggacctcgaggcccGCAAGGAGAATTTAGCTCAGCTCAAGAAGCAGCACGGCATCGATTGA